Proteins from one Legionella taurinensis genomic window:
- a CDS encoding DegV family protein translates to MALLHLDAGLLHSAVIHACYTLIQQRESLNAINLFPVADGDTGDNMAATARAIVTHAKPMTGMEATCRAIADAGILGARGNSGMIFSQFFNGLLDVTMPPQLDTRYFAAMVSRAAASVRAAIVNPVEGTILTVMETWAKALERAAVKTSCFNQLMIDTQPLLEEALQGTANTLTVLKEAHVVDAGALGFRLFVKGFAEFLANPLQKQETTELLSCDSHHEEQPVSGQPPVTRYCTEAMLVGEGIDKAAITQAVQDKGDSIVLTANSRICRLHLHCNKPWQVFSSLQSLGKVQYPKVDDMLRQYEIIHQRQYPIALVTDTCANIPHDVADQYQIHFITINVHFDGHDLLDRYCLDGENFYDHLTQSVVYPTTSFPAPALIEEKLRHLSAHYEHVLVISVAKALSGTHDAIVKASEPFANVHVINSRHVAGSQGLLLNHAAELIADGHSIDAIKQSLQDKIAKTKIFVMVNQFDSLIRSGRVSKLKGMLAQFSGVKPIITLDEEGKGIIYDKAFSETKALSKLVALIQEQASDKGLDNYCIIHAGVPEKAEEFALMTTEAFGYEPAFIEPASTAIGLHAGKGSVALAAILN, encoded by the coding sequence ATGGCATTATTGCACCTTGATGCTGGATTGCTCCATTCTGCGGTTATTCATGCGTGTTACACCCTCATCCAACAACGCGAATCACTGAATGCCATTAACCTGTTTCCGGTAGCCGATGGCGATACAGGTGATAACATGGCCGCCACCGCAAGAGCCATTGTCACACATGCCAAACCGATGACCGGCATGGAGGCGACATGCCGCGCCATTGCGGATGCGGGCATATTGGGGGCGCGCGGCAACTCCGGCATGATTTTTTCACAGTTTTTTAATGGACTTTTAGACGTGACGATGCCGCCGCAACTGGATACGCGGTATTTTGCAGCCATGGTCAGCCGTGCAGCAGCCAGCGTGCGCGCCGCCATTGTTAATCCGGTTGAAGGCACCATCCTGACGGTAATGGAAACCTGGGCCAAAGCCCTTGAGCGCGCGGCGGTGAAGACGTCCTGTTTCAACCAGTTAATGATTGACACCCAGCCCCTCCTTGAAGAGGCTCTGCAGGGGACCGCCAATACGTTAACGGTACTTAAAGAAGCGCATGTGGTGGATGCCGGCGCCTTAGGATTTCGGCTTTTTGTAAAAGGGTTCGCAGAGTTTTTGGCCAATCCCCTGCAAAAGCAGGAAACCACCGAACTCCTGAGCTGTGATTCACATCATGAAGAGCAACCCGTCAGTGGCCAGCCACCCGTTACCCGCTATTGTACCGAAGCCATGTTAGTCGGCGAGGGAATTGACAAAGCCGCCATCACCCAGGCCGTCCAGGACAAGGGAGACAGTATTGTACTGACTGCCAACTCCCGCATCTGCCGACTGCATCTTCATTGCAATAAACCCTGGCAGGTTTTTTCTTCCCTGCAATCGTTAGGCAAAGTGCAATACCCCAAAGTCGATGACATGCTTCGTCAATACGAAATTATCCACCAGCGTCAATACCCCATCGCCTTAGTCACTGACACTTGCGCCAATATCCCACACGACGTGGCTGATCAGTATCAAATTCATTTTATCACCATCAATGTCCATTTCGACGGCCATGATTTACTGGATCGTTATTGCCTCGATGGTGAAAATTTTTACGACCATTTAACTCAATCCGTGGTTTACCCCACCACCTCGTTTCCCGCCCCCGCGTTAATTGAAGAAAAGTTGCGGCATCTGTCAGCGCATTATGAACACGTGCTGGTTATCAGTGTGGCTAAAGCCTTAAGCGGCACGCACGATGCTATTGTCAAAGCGAGCGAGCCGTTTGCCAATGTTCACGTGATTAATTCCCGCCATGTCGCCGGCAGCCAGGGTCTTCTACTAAATCACGCCGCGGAATTGATCGCTGACGGGCACAGCATTGATGCGATTAAACAGTCTCTGCAGGATAAAATTGCCAAAACGAAAATTTTTGTCATGGTCAACCAGTTTGACTCCTTAATCCGCTCCGGACGGGTCAGCAAATTGAAAGGCATGCTGGCGCAATTTTCAGGCGTTAAGCCGATCATCACCCTGGATGAAGAAGGAAAAGGCATCATCTATGACAAGGCATTCAGCGAAACAAAAGCCTTAAGCAAACTGGTGGCGCTCATTCAGGAGCAGGCCAGTGACAAGGGTCTGGATAACTATTGCATAATTCACGCGGGCGTACCGGAAAAAGCGGAAGAATTTGCCTTGATGACCACGGAAGCCTTTGGTTATGAACCTGCCTTCATCGAGCCAGCCTCCACGGCCATCGGTCTTCATGCGGGCAAAGGCAGTGTTGCCCTGGCGGCCATTCTGAATTAG
- a CDS encoding outer membrane protein, whose amino-acid sequence MMKQKWLISAACFLSAHAFADGLLNNPVVNGQKVITLSAGPAWYSSGSTQTVTLQPDVLKTYIGDSETRVLGTAEIFFGIQCLLTNQIYSQFGIAAAYAGNAKLRGDVLEDGDPNFNNFVYRYQLNHGRVGLKGKLLGDFGYWVTPYLSGSVAVAFNHSFDWSLTPKIFEEVPAPPFASNTTTAFAYTVGAGLQAPLNKHWQLGLGYEFADLGKSQLGAAIGQSVNDRFKETHLYTHQLQFSATYLL is encoded by the coding sequence ATGATGAAACAGAAATGGCTAATCAGTGCTGCTTGTTTTTTAAGTGCGCATGCATTTGCTGATGGCCTGCTGAATAACCCGGTTGTCAATGGCCAAAAAGTAATTACTCTGAGTGCAGGGCCGGCCTGGTATTCTTCAGGAAGTACCCAGACCGTGACACTACAGCCCGATGTTTTAAAAACCTACATTGGCGACAGCGAAACACGCGTTCTTGGCACGGCTGAAATTTTCTTTGGGATTCAATGCCTGCTGACCAATCAAATTTACAGCCAGTTCGGTATTGCCGCCGCTTACGCTGGCAATGCCAAATTGCGCGGTGATGTTCTCGAGGACGGCGACCCGAATTTTAATAATTTTGTTTACCGCTACCAGCTTAATCATGGCCGCGTCGGCTTAAAAGGCAAGCTGCTGGGTGATTTTGGCTATTGGGTTACCCCTTATTTGAGCGGCAGTGTGGCTGTGGCGTTCAATCATTCCTTCGACTGGTCATTAACGCCCAAGATTTTTGAAGAGGTGCCTGCACCGCCGTTTGCTTCCAACACCACAACCGCCTTTGCCTATACAGTTGGTGCCGGTTTGCAGGCGCCGCTTAACAAACACTGGCAACTGGGCCTGGGGTATGAGTTTGCCGATTTAGGCAAAAGCCAATTGGGGGCGGCCATTGGCCAGAGTGTGAATGATCGATTCAAGGAAACGCATCTTTATACCCATCAACTGCAGTTCAGTGCGACGTATTTACTCTAA